The sequence below is a genomic window from Photobacterium atrarenae.
TTTTGAGGCATCCCCTCAGCAAATGATGGAGAAATACATGAAACCTGTTCTAAAGATGTCTGTTTTGGCTGCAACAATCCTACTGGCTGTAGGCTGCCAAGATGAGAAAGCAGCTGAAGCACAACCTGAAGCACCTGCCAAGGTGGAGCAGGTCGCATCTGATGCTGCAACAGAGTTTGCGTCTGAAAATGATAAAGCCGCCTATGCGATTGGTGCCTCACTGGCACAATACCTGTCGGCCAACCTGGATCAGCAGAAAGAGCTGGGCATGACGCTGGATCGTGAGCAGGTACTGGCAGGTGTCCGTGACGTGTTTGCCGGCAACAGCCGCCTGACGCCGGAAGAAACTCAACAGACGCTGCAGGATCTGGACAAGCGTGTTTCTGAGATGATGATGGCCAAAGCCCAGGAAGAAGCGGACAAGAACAGTAAGGTGGGTGATGATTTTCGCGCTGAGTTCGAAAAGCAAGAGGGCGTGATGAAGACGGATTCCGGCCTGCTGTACCAGGTGGAAACACAGGGAGAAGGGGAGAAGCCACAGGCAACCGATACGGTGAAAGTGCATTACAAAGGCACGCTGACCGACGGTACTGAGTTTGACAGTTCGTACAAGCGCAACCAGCCGGCGACCTTCCCGCTCAATCAGGTGATCCCGGGCTGGACTGAAGGGGTGCAACTGATGCCGGTTGGCTCGAAGTTCAAGTTTGTAATCCCGCCAGAGCTGGCTTACGGCTCGCAGGCAAACCCAAGCATTCCGGCCAACTCAACGTTGGTGTTTGAGGTTGAGCTACTCGATATCGTCAAATCTGAGCAGGCGGCGCCTGCAGCAGAAGACGAAGCAACGCAATAATTTGCGGGGCGGGCTGAAATGGCCCATCTGAACAACATAGAGAGAATAACCCGGCGATTGCCGGGTTTTTCATCATAAAGCGGGATAACCGGAGAGAGATAAATGTTCAGGCAGCTATCAGTATTCTGATAAACTTGCTAGAAAGATTTGAATGTATACCTCGTGTATTTCGTTTCAACATCGGGATTGGTGCTGAAACTAAATAAATAGGGTTTTGCAAGGAAGATATGACAAGTGGTTTCGACAGATAACTTTGGCACTGAAGTCATGGTAGAAAGTGACCTGATTGAAGCGCGGGCTTTCACTGAACATGACTATACCATTCTGCGCTCTTATGAAGCGGTCGTTGACGGGCTGGCAGCCCTGATCGGTCCGTTCTGTGAGATCGTGCTGCATTCGCTGGCCGATCTGAACACCTCGGCGATTAAAATTGCCAACGGTGAAAACACCGGCCGCAAAGTCGGCTCGCCGATCACCGATCTGGCGCTGCGGATGCTGCGCGATATCGAGGGCTCTGAGCGTAATTTTTCCCGGGCGTACTTTACCCGGGCAAAAGGCGGCGACCTAATGAAGTCGATCACCATTGCGATCCGCAATGGCGAGGGTCGGATCATCGGCCTGCTGTGTATTAATATCAACCTGGATGCGCCGTTCTCCCAGATCCTGCAATCGTTCATGCCGACTGATGAAGCCAAGCAGGCGGCTTCAAGCGTGAACTTTGCCAGCGATGTCGACGAGCTGGTGGATCAGACTGTCGAGCGGACGATAGAAGAGATCAACGCCGATAAGAATGTCTCCAACAATGCCAAGAACCGTCAGATTGTGATGGAGCTGTATGACAAGGGGATCTTTGATATCAAAGATGCTATCAACCGGGTGGCGGAGCGGCTGAACATTTCAAAACATACCGTGTATCTGTATATCCGCCAGCGCAAGACCGAGGATGGCGAGAAATGAGCCTGAACTATGCGCTGGTTGTCGACGGGCCGGCCTACGGTACCCAGGCGGCACGCTCAGCATTTCAGTTTGCCCAGGCGGTGATCGAACAAGGTCATCGCCTGTCTCGTGTGTTCTTCTATCAGGACGGGGTGCACAACGGCTCTGCGTTGTCGGCACCGGCATCTGATGAGTTCGATCTGGTGGCGGCCTGGCAACAGCTGGCAGCCCAGCACCAGATTGAGCTGCAAACCTGTGTCGCCGCTGCCCTGCGCCGCGGGATCGTCAGTGAGCAGGAAGCCGCGCAAAACCAGCTGCCGGGTCAGAATCTGGCAGCCGGGTTTGAACAAGCCGGGCTCGGCGGATTGTCCGAAGCCATGCTGACCGCTGATCGGGTGATCCAGTTTTAACGTATTTGATGTAAGAGCAGTGCATGAACTCATTAGGCTTTGTTTTTCACACCGCCCCTCATGGCAGCACCAGCGGCCGTGAAGGCCTGGATGCAGTGCTGGCGACGTCAGCTTACAGTGAAGCAATCCAGGTGTTTTTTATCGGTGACGGGGTGTTCCAGCTGCTGGCCGGCCAACAGCCGGAGCTGATCCTGTGCCGGGACTATATTGCCACCTTTAAGATGCTGGAGTTGTACGATATTGAGCAGGTGTATGTTTGTCAGCAGTCGCTGTCAGAGCGCGGAGTCGATCCCGCATCCCTGTTGATTGAAGCCGAAGTGCTCCCTGTCGATGCACTCAGTGCCCAGCTCCACCAATGTCAGCGTGTGCTGAGTTTCTGAGGACTTTATGCTTCATACCATATCAACTTCCCCGTTTCAGACTCAGGCCCTGCAGCGCTGCCTTCGCTACCTCGGCCCAGAAGACGAAATTCTGCTGATCCAGGATGCGGTGGTGGCCGGGATTGAAAAAAATACCTGGTGCGAGACGCTCGCCCTGGCGGGCGTAAAAATATATTTACTGGAAGCTGATCTGTTGGCCCGAGGATTGCGGGGACAGGTAGTTGATGGCTTTTATATTGTTGATTTATCAGGGTTTGTTGAGTTGACGGTACGTCATGACACACAAATGAAATGGGCATAGTTTCCGCTTGTCGGCTGGGCTACCGTCCGCTTTGACCGATTGTCTAAGAAATGATCATCCCATTGATCGTTGGTTATATCTTGACACCCATAGGTCCGATGCCTAAAATTTCGCGTCCTCCTGTTGTTGGGAGGCAGATTTTTCACACTTACGAAAGTAATTTCAGGAGCTATTTAATGGCAACTATTAACCAGCTGGTACGCAAGCCACGTGCAAAGCAAGTTGTTAAAAGCAACGTGCCTGCACTAGAAGCGTGTCCACAAAAACGTGGTGTATGTACTCGTGTATACACTACTACTCCTAAGAAACCAAACTCAGCACTACGTAAAGTGTGCCGTGTTCGTCTGACGAACGGTTTCGAAGTAACTTCATACATCGGCGGTGAAGGCCACAACCTGCAAGAGCACAGTGTTGTTCTGATCCGTGGTGGTCGTGTTAAAGACCTTCCTGGTGTTCGCTACCACACTGTTCGTGGTGCACTTGACTGTGCAGGCGTTAATGACCGTAAACAAGGTCGTTCTAAGTACGGTGTGAAGCGTCCTAAGTCTTAATGGATTCCGTTAAGTAAGGCCAAACACTAAAATTATTTAATTTTGAAGAAACTGAAAAGTTTTGGATAACCTGAAGAAGACAACGGAGAATTTCCATGCCACGTCGTCGCGTAATCGGTCAGCGTAAGATCCTTCCAGATCCAAAGTTCAAATCTGAACTGCTGGCAAAATTCGTTAACATCCTAATGGTTGACGGTAAAAAATCTACTGCAGAGAAAATTGTTTACACTGCACTGGATTCAATGGCTGAGCGTTCTGGTGAAGAACACCTGGCTATCTTTGAAAAAGCTCTTGAAAACGTTCGTCCAGCGGTAGAGGTTAAATCTCGCCGTGTGGGTGGTTCAACTTACCAGGTGCCAGTAGAAGTACGTCCAGTACGTCGTAATGCTCTGGCAATGCGTTGGTTGGTTGAAGCTGCGCGTAAGCGTGGTGAAAAATCTATGGCTCAGCGTCTGGCTGCTGAAATGCTGGATGCCGCTGACAACAAAGGTTCTGCTGTTAAGAAACGTGAAGACGTTCACCGTATGGCAGACGCGAACAAAGCGTTCGCACATTACCGCTGGTAATCACCCCGGTAATACCAATTGGGCGCAGCAAGCTTGGCTTGCTGCGCCTGCACCATATTCTAAGGACCCCCTTAGTAAGAGGATACAGCCGTGGCTCGTAAAACGCCTATCGAGCGCTACCGCAATATCGGTATCTGTGCTCACGTTGACGCCGGTAAAACAACAACTACCGAGCGTATCCTGTTTTATACAGGCTTGTCTCACAAAATCGGTGAAGTTCACGACGGCGCAGCTACCATGGACTGGATGGAGCAGGAGCAGGAGCGTGGTATCACCATCACATCTGCTGCAACGACTACCTTCTGGCGTGGTATGGAAGCGCAGTTCCCTGAACATCGCGTCAATATCATCGATACTCCAGGACACGTTGACTTCACTATCGAAGTAGAGCGTTCCCTGCGTGTGCTTGACGGTGCTGTGGTCGTGTTCTGTGGTTCTTCCGGTGTAGAGCCTCAGTCTGAGACTGTATGGCGTCAGGCTGATAAATACCATGTTCCTCGTATGGTATTCGTAAACAAGATGGACCGTGCTGGTGCTGACTTCCTGCGGGTGGTTGACCAGATCAAAAACCGTCTTGGTGCGACCCCAGTTCCAATTCAGTTGAACATTGGTGCTGAAGACGAATTCAAAGGTGTTGTTGATCTCATCAAGATGAAGGCCATCAACTGGAATGAAGCCGATCAGGGTATGTCATTTACCTATGAGGACATTCCGGCAGATATGGTCGAACTTGCTGAAGAATGGCGTCAGAACCTAGTTGAATCTGCGGCAGAAGCTTCTGAAGAGCTGATGGATAAGTACCTGGAAGAAGGTGACTTGTCTGAAGCCGAGATCAAAGCCGGTCTGCGTCAGCGTACGCTGGCGAACGAGATCGTGCTGGCAACCTGTGGTTCAGCATTTAAGAACAAAGGGGTTCAGGCGGTACTGGATGCCGTGATTGAATTCCTGCCTTCACCGACGGACGTGAAATCGATCCGGGGTGAGGACGAACAAGGAAACGAGATTGAACGTCACTCCAGCGATGATGAACCATTTGCTGCGCTGGCGTTTAAGATCGCAACCGACCCGTTTGTTGGGACATTGACCTTCATGCGTGTGTACTCGGGCGTTGTGAATTCCGGCGATACCGTCTACAACTCTGTTAAAGAGAAGCGCGAGCGTTTCGGTCGTATCGTTCAGATGCACTCGAACAAGCGTGAAGAAGTCAAAGAAGTCCGTGCGGGTGATATTGCAGCAGCAATCGGCCTGAAATACGCAACGACCGGGGATACCCTGTGCAATCCGGATCACAAAGTGATTCTGGAGCGGATGGAATTCCCAGAGCCGGTGATTCAGATTGCTGTTGAGCCGAAGTCGAAAGCGGACCAGGAAAAGATGGGGATCGCGCTGGGTAAACTGGCGGCAGAAGATCCATCATTCCGCGTTGAGACGGATGATGAAACCGGTCAGACACTGATCTCTGGGATGGGTGAGCTGCACCTGGACATCATCGTAGACCGTATGAAGCGTGAGTTCAGCGTTGAATGTAACGTGGGTAAACCTCAGGTTGCATACCGTGAAACCATTCGTGGTAAGGCGGAAGTTGAAGGCAAATTCGTACGTCAGTCCGGCGGTCGTGGCCAGTACGGTCATGTCTGGCTGAAAATTGAGCCGTCAGAGCAAGGTGAAGGCTTTGTCTTTGTTGATGAAGTCGTCGGTGGTGTGGTTCCGAAAGAATATATCAGCTCCGTTGCCAAAGGTATCGAAGAGCAGATGAATAACGGTGTTCTGGCCGGTTATCCGGTACTGGACGTGAAAGCGACACTGTTTGACGGCTCTTACCACGATGTTGACTCCAGCGAAATGGCGTTTAAGATCGCGGGCTCAATGGCCTTCAAGAAAGGGGCGCTTGAAGCAACCCCTGTTATTCTTGAGCCAATGATGAAAGTTGAAGTAACCACACCAGAAGACTGGATGGGTGATGTTGTGGGTGACCTGAACCGTCGCCGCGGCATGATCGAAGGGATGGATGAAGGCCCAGCGGGTCTGAAAATCATCCGCTCTCAGGTCCCTCTGTCTGAGATGTTCGGTTACGCAACCGATCTACGTTCAGCAACTCAGGGTCGTGCATCCTATTCGATGGAGTTCAGCGAATATGCTGAAGTTCCTAAGAATGTTGCCGATCGAATTATTGCTGAGCGCACTTAATTTGAATATTGCGTCATGCTTCGTTGGCGCATAGAATACAGGCTTCGGACGCGCCCCCGACCTAGTAGGGGGCGTATCTTAACTAGGAAGGAACACGATCGTGTCTAAAGAAAAATTTGAACGTACGAAACCGCACGTTAACGTTGGTACTATCGGCCACGTTGACCACGGTAAAACTACTCTGACTGCAGCTATCTGTACTACTCTGGCAAAAGTTTACGGCGGTGAAGCAAAAGACTTCGCTTCTATCGATAACGCGCCAGAAGAGCGTGAGCGTGGTATCACCATCGCGACTTCTCACGTTGAGTACGACACGCCAGCTCGTCACTACGCACACGTAGACTGCCCAGGACACGCCGACTATGTTAAAAACATGATCACCGGTGCTGCGCAGATGGACGGTGGTATCCTGGTTGTTGCTGCAACTGATGGCCCTATGCCTCAGACTCGTGAGCACATCCTGCTGGGTCGTCAGGTTGGTATCCCTTACATCATCGTATTCATGAACAAGTGTGACATGGTTGATGATGAAGAGCTGCTAGAGCTGGTTGAAATGGAAGTTCGTGAACTTCTGTCTGAGTACGACTTCCCAGGTGACGACTGCCCAGTAATCATGGGTTCTGCTCTGGGCGCTCTGAACGGCGAGAAAGAGTGGGAAGACAAGATTGTTGAGCTGGCTGAAGCACTGGATTCTTACATCCCAGAGCCAGAGCGTGCGATCGACAAGCCATTCATCCTGCCAATCGAAGACGTATTCTCAATCCAGGGCCGTGGTACTGTTGTAACTGGTCGTGTTGAGCAAGGTGTTATCACTGTTGGTGACGAAGTAGAAATCGTTGGTATGAAAGATACAACAACGACTACTTGTACTGGCGTTGAGATGTTCCGTAAGCTTCTGGACGAAGGCCGTGCCGGTGAGAACGTTGGTGTTCTGCTGCGTGGTACTAAGCGTGACGAAGTTGAGCGTGGTCAAGTTCTGGCGAAGCCAGGTTCTATCACTCCGCACACTAAGTTCGAGTCTGAAGTATACGTGCTGTCTAAAGACGAAGGTGGCCGTCATACGCCGTTCTTCAAAGGCTACCGTCCACAGTTCTACTTCCGTACAACTGACGTGACTGGTACTATCGAGCTGCCAGAAGGCGTTGAGATGGTAATGCCAGGCGACAACATCAAGATGGTTGTTGAGCTGATCGCTCCAATCGCAATGGACGAAGGTCTGCGCTTCGCAATCCGTGAAGGTGGCCGTACCGTTGGTGCTGGTGTTGTTGCAAACATCCTCGCTTAATTGCGTGATTGTTTGACGACATAAAAAGGGGAGCTTCGGCTCCCTTTTTTGATCCTGCAAAACTACTTAAATAACCAGCAGGCATACGGGGGTAGAAAAAGTTATACATCAATGTATGTATATTATTATTTAGAATAATATCGCGAAGGTAATAGCAAAACCATCTAACTAGCGAGACAGAAAAGGGTAGTAATGAAAACTATTCTTGTTTATATTTCTGGAATCACCAACGAAGATGGATTAAAAATGTACGTTTGCCTGTGTCATGGAATTACGGATAAAAAAATCATGAAGCTGAGCCAGGAGCACGGCATTTATGATGTTCGCGGGATCCGCCAAATTACTCCGCTGGGCTCTCAGTGTGGCAAATGTATCCGGACGGCGAAAGAAGTGATCGAAGCCTCCGTGGCAACGACGTTCAAAAAAGCCAGCTAATCGCGTACCACCTGGTACCGGTTCGAACCATCGGATTGTCCGCCAGCATCAGCGGACTGCTTACGTGAATGGATCCGCCAAGGTTCTGGATCTGGACGATGGTTTTCATGTCAAATTGAACAACGATGCTTACCCTTCCCCGACCACACCATCTCCCTGTAAGCCCAGTTTTCTTTGCCGGCCTTTTCACTGTTTTCGCACCTCGCACCTCGATGATTATTTTCCACCCAAAGGGTTGCACTGAAAAACGTGATCTGTATAATGCTCGCCACTGCCTGAGATATTAAGGTCTCGTAACTGCAGTTGTGAACCAATAAGCGTTGAGGAAGAAGCTGTTAGACAGCTTAATAATGTATACTCTGACTTATGTTCGCAGTCATTAAATTGGCTGACAATGTGTCCAAACGGGACACTACGTTCACATAAATCAATCGGCATTCCCTCGTCCTGACGAGCGTGAGTGGCGATATTGTTTGTGTAAATTTTCTATTTGGAGCTCTGTCTCATGCAGAACCAACGTATTCGTATCCGCCTAAAGGCGTTCGATCACCGTCTGATCGATCAGTCGACTGCGGAAATCGTTGAAACAGCCAAGCGCACTGGTGCGCAGGTGAAGGGTCCAATCCCTCTGCCTACTCGCAAAGAGCGTTTCACTGTTCTTATTTCTCCACACGTCAATAAAGACGCGCGTGACCAGTACGAAATCCGTACTCACAAGCGCCTTATCGACATCGTTGAGCCAACAGATAAAACTGTTGATGCTCTTATGCGTCTAGATCTAGCTGCTGGCGTTGACGTTCAGATCAGCCTGGGTTAATGGGGAGATAAGAGAATGATTGGTCTAATCGGTCGTAAAGTGGGCATGACCCGCGTATTTACCGAAGATGGCGTTTCTATCCCAGTAACTGTGGTTGAAGTTGAAGCGAACCGTGTTTCTCAGGTTAAATCTGTTGAAACTGACGGCTACAACGCAATCCAGGTAACTACTGGTACTAAGAAAGCTAACCGTGTTTCTAAGCCAGAAGCTGGCCACTTTGCCAAAGCTGGTGTTGAAGCAGGTCGCGGTCTTTGGGAATTCCGTCTAGAGAACAATGAAGAGTTCGCAGTTGGCGCTGAGCTGAATGTTGAGCTGTTCAACGAAGTTAAAAAAGTAGACGTTACTGGTACTTCTAAGGGTAAAGGTTTCCAAGGTGCTGTGAAGCGCTGGAACTTCCGTACTCAAGATATGTCCCACGGTAACTCCTTGTCTCACCGCGCTCCTGGTTCTATCGGTCAATGTCAGACTCCAGGTCGCGTATTTAAAGGCAAGAAAATGGCTGGTCACATGGGTGCTGAGCGTGTAACGACTCAAAACCTAGAGATCGTACGTGTTGACGCTGAACGTAACCTGCTGCTCATTAAAGGTGCAGTCCCAGGTGCGACAGGTGGCAACGTGATCGTTAAACCAGCTGTTAAAGCGTAACGTCGAGGAGTTAGTAATGGAATTGGTAGTCAAAGGCGCTGACGCGCTAACTGTCTCCGAAACTACTTTTGGGCGTGATTTTAATGAAGCGCTTGTACATCAGGTAGTTGTTGCTTACGCAGCAGGTGCTCGTCAAGGTACTCGTGCTCAGAAAACTCGTTCTGACGTTTCTGGTGGTGGCGCGAAGCCATGGCGCCAGAAAGGTACAGGCCGCGCTCGTGCAGGTACAATCCGTAGCCCACTATGGCGTACCGGTGGTGTAACTTTCGCTGCTCGTCCACAGGACCACAGCCAGAAAGTTAACAAGAAAATGTACCGTGGTGCTATGCAGAGCATTCTGTCTGAGCTGGTTCGTCAAGAGCGTCTGATCGTTGTTGACAACTTCTCAGTTGAAGCGCCAAAAACTAAGGCACTAGTTGCCAAGCTGAAAGAGCTTGAGCTGACTGATGCGCTGATCGTAACTGGCGAACTAGATGAGAATCTGTTCCTGGCTGCACGCAACCTGTACAAGGTTGACGTACGTGATGCTAAGGCAATTGATCCAGTTAGCCTGATCGCTTTCGATAAAGTTGTGATGACTGCTGATGCAGTTAAACAAGTTGAGGAGATGCTGGCATGATCACTGAAGAGCGTATTCTAAAAGTTCTACGTGCTCCGCACATCTCTGAAAAAGCGACTATGGCTGCAGAGAACGGTAACACTATCGTTTTCAAAGTAGCGAAAGACGCAACGAAGAGAGAGATCAAAGCAGCAGTTGAAAAACTGTTCGAGGTTGAAGTTAAGTCTGTAAATACTCTTGTTGCTAAGGGTAAGACCAAACGTCAAGGTATGCGCGAAGGCCGTCGTAGCGACTGGAAGAAAGCGTACGTTATCTTGAAAGAAGGTCAAGACATCGACTTCGCTGGTAGTGCAGAGTAAGGCTAGGAGCAAAGAAGAATGGCTATTGTAAAATGTAAGCCGACTTCCCCAGGTCGTCGCCACGTTGTTAAAGTGGTTAACTCTGACCTGCATAAGGGTAAGCCGTACGCACCACTGCTTGAGAAAAAATCTAAGACTGGTGGTCGTAACAATAACGGTCGTATCACAGTACGTCACATCGGTGGTGGTAACAAAAATGCTTACCGTATCATCGATTTCAAACGTACTAAAGATGGTATCCCAGCGAAAGTTGAGCGTCTTGAATACGATCCAAACCGTAGCGCAAACATTGCTCTGGTTCTGTACGCAGACGGTGAGCGTCGCTACATCATTGCACCGAAAGGCCTGAAAGCTGGTGATTCAATCCAGTCTGGCGCAGATGCTGCGATCAAAGTTGGTAACACACTACCAATGCGCAACATTCCAGTAGGTTCAACCGTACACTGTGTTGAACTGAAGCCAGGTAAAGGCGCACAGCTGGCTCGTTCAGCCGGTGCTTACGCTCAGATCGTTGCGCGTGCAGGCACTTACGTGACTCTGCGTCTGCGTTCTGGTGAGATGCGTAAAGTTCTAGCCGAAGGTCGTGCGACCCTTGGTGAAGTGGGTAACTCTGAGCACATGCTGCGTGAACTGGGTAAAGCCGGTGCTTCACGTTGGCGCGGTGTTCGCCCAACCGTACGTGGTGTTGTAATGAACCCAGTCGACCACCCACACGGTGGTGGTGAAGGTCGTACTTCTGGTGGTCGTCACCCAGTGACGCCATGGGGCGTACCGACTAAGGGTTACAAGACTCGTAAGAACAAGCGTACCGACAAGTACATCGTACGTCGTCGTAACAAGTAATTTATATCAGAGGATAAGCCATGCCACGTTCTCTCAAGAAAGGTCCTTTTATTGACCTGCACTTGCTGAAGAAGGTAGAGAAAGCGGTGGAAAGCGGTGACAAGAAGCCTGTTAAGACTTGGTCCCGTCGCTCAATGATCATCCCTCAGATGATTGGTTTGACCATCGCTGTCCATAATGGTCGTCAGCACGTTCCTGTTTTCGTTTCTGAAGAAATGATCGGTCACAAGCTTGGCGAATTTGCACCAACACGCACTTACCGCGGCCACGCTGCGGATAAGAAAGCTAAGAAGCGCTAAGAGGAGTATAGGTAATGGAAGCTATCGCTAAACATCGCTTTGCTCGCATCTCACCGCAGAAAGCACGTTTGGTTGCAGATCAACTGCGCGGCAAGCCAGTTGCTCAAGCTCTAGAAATTCTGCAGTTCAGCAACAAAAAAGCTGCTGACCTGATCAAGAAGGTTCTGGAATCTGCTATCGCTAACGCAGAACACAACGAAGGCGCAGACATCGATGATCTGAATGTTGCGAAAATCTTCGTTGACGAAGGTCCTACCATGAAGCGTATTATGCCTCGTGCTAAAGGCCGTGCCGATCGCATCTTGAAGCGTTCTAGCCACATCACTGTTGTTGTAGCAGACCGCTAAGAGACTAGGAGAGAAAGCAATGGGTCAAAAAGTACATCCTAATGGTATTCGTCTTGGCATCGTTAAGCCATGGAATACCACTTGGTTTGCTAACAGCCAAGAGTTCGCTGACAACCTAGACGGCGACTTCAAGGTACGTCAGTTCCTGACTAAGGAACTATCTAAAGCGTCTCTGTCACGCATCGTTATCGAGCGTCCTGCTAAGAGCATCCGTGTAACTATTCACACGGCTCGTCCAGGCGTTGTTATCGGTAAGAAAGGTGAAGACGTAGAAAAACTACGCGCTCGCGTTGCTAAGATCGCTGGTGTTCCAGCTCAGATCAACATCGCTGAAGTACGTAAGCCTGAGCTAGACGGTCAACTGGTTGCAGACAGCATTTCGTCTCAGCTGGAGCGTCGTGTTATGTTCCGTCGCGCGATGAAGCGTGCGGTTCAAAACGCTATGCGTCTTGGCGCGAAAGGTATCAAAGTAGAAGTAAGCGGCCGTCTTGGCGGTGCTGAAATCGCACGTTCTGAGTGGTACCGTGAAGGTCGTGTACCTCTACACACTCTTCGTGCTGACATTGATTACGCAACTTCTTCGGCTCACACCCAGTACGGTGTCATTGGTGTTAAAGTTTGGATCTTCAAAGGTGAAGTTCTGGGCGGCATGCCAGTTGCTGAGCCAAAGGCTGACAAGCCTAAGAAGCAGCGCAAAGGCCGTAAATAAGGAGTTTATCGATGCTGCAACCTAAACGCACTAAATTCCGCAAGACTCATAAGGGTCGTAACCGCGGTCTAGCGAACGGTACTGACGTAAGCTTCGGCACATTTGGTCTGAAAGCTGTTGGCCGTGGTCGTATCACTGCACGCCAAATCGAAGCGGCTCGTCGTGCTATGACTCGTCACATTAAACGTCAAGGTCAAATCTGGATTCGTATCTTCCCAGACAAACCAATTACCTCTAAGCCTCTTGAAGTTCGTCAAGGTAAAGGTAAGGGTAACGTTGAGTACTGGGTAGCCCAGATCCAACCTGGTAAAGTTCTGTATGAGATGGATGGTGTTTCAGAAGAAC
It includes:
- the rplC gene encoding 50S ribosomal protein L3; its protein translation is MIGLIGRKVGMTRVFTEDGVSIPVTVVEVEANRVSQVKSVETDGYNAIQVTTGTKKANRVSKPEAGHFAKAGVEAGRGLWEFRLENNEEFAVGAELNVELFNEVKKVDVTGTSKGKGFQGAVKRWNFRTQDMSHGNSLSHRAPGSIGQCQTPGRVFKGKKMAGHMGAERVTTQNLEIVRVDAERNLLLIKGAVPGATGGNVIVKPAVKA
- the rplD gene encoding 50S ribosomal protein L4 — translated: MELVVKGADALTVSETTFGRDFNEALVHQVVVAYAAGARQGTRAQKTRSDVSGGGAKPWRQKGTGRARAGTIRSPLWRTGGVTFAARPQDHSQKVNKKMYRGAMQSILSELVRQERLIVVDNFSVEAPKTKALVAKLKELELTDALIVTGELDENLFLAARNLYKVDVRDAKAIDPVSLIAFDKVVMTADAVKQVEEMLA
- the rplW gene encoding 50S ribosomal protein L23, with product MITEERILKVLRAPHISEKATMAAENGNTIVFKVAKDATKREIKAAVEKLFEVEVKSVNTLVAKGKTKRQGMREGRRSDWKKAYVILKEGQDIDFAGSAE
- the rplB gene encoding 50S ribosomal protein L2; the protein is MAIVKCKPTSPGRRHVVKVVNSDLHKGKPYAPLLEKKSKTGGRNNNGRITVRHIGGGNKNAYRIIDFKRTKDGIPAKVERLEYDPNRSANIALVLYADGERRYIIAPKGLKAGDSIQSGADAAIKVGNTLPMRNIPVGSTVHCVELKPGKGAQLARSAGAYAQIVARAGTYVTLRLRSGEMRKVLAEGRATLGEVGNSEHMLRELGKAGASRWRGVRPTVRGVVMNPVDHPHGGGEGRTSGGRHPVTPWGVPTKGYKTRKNKRTDKYIVRRRNK
- the rpsS gene encoding 30S ribosomal protein S19, giving the protein MPRSLKKGPFIDLHLLKKVEKAVESGDKKPVKTWSRRSMIIPQMIGLTIAVHNGRQHVPVFVSEEMIGHKLGEFAPTRTYRGHAADKKAKKR
- the rplV gene encoding 50S ribosomal protein L22; this encodes MEAIAKHRFARISPQKARLVADQLRGKPVAQALEILQFSNKKAADLIKKVLESAIANAEHNEGADIDDLNVAKIFVDEGPTMKRIMPRAKGRADRILKRSSHITVVVADR
- the rpsC gene encoding 30S ribosomal protein S3, producing the protein MGQKVHPNGIRLGIVKPWNTTWFANSQEFADNLDGDFKVRQFLTKELSKASLSRIVIERPAKSIRVTIHTARPGVVIGKKGEDVEKLRARVAKIAGVPAQINIAEVRKPELDGQLVADSISSQLERRVMFRRAMKRAVQNAMRLGAKGIKVEVSGRLGGAEIARSEWYREGRVPLHTLRADIDYATSSAHTQYGVIGVKVWIFKGEVLGGMPVAEPKADKPKKQRKGRK
- the rplP gene encoding 50S ribosomal protein L16; its protein translation is MLQPKRTKFRKTHKGRNRGLANGTDVSFGTFGLKAVGRGRITARQIEAARRAMTRHIKRQGQIWIRIFPDKPITSKPLEVRQGKGKGNVEYWVAQIQPGKVLYEMDGVSEELAREAFELASRKLPIKTTFVTKAVM